The following nucleotide sequence is from Saccharothrix texasensis.
GGCGGGGTGGCGAAGCGGGAGGGCCGGGTGCTGATCGCGTGGACGGCCGTCGTGCCGGACCTGCTCGCCCGCCTCTTCCCCACCTCCTACCTCACCGTGATGAACCGGCTCGGGCCGTCCACCCGCACAGCCGTCCGCGATGCCGCCCGCAGAGCCGCGTCGCGCAACACGGCGGCTTAGCGCAGCACGACCTCCACCGGCGACCGAGCCACCTGGTCGAACGACGTGATCACCGGCGTCACGCGGTAGGCGTCGGTGGCGAAGGCGGCCCGCACGTCCACCTCGGGCACTTGCACCGGTCCCTCGACACGTCCATCAGGTCGACCGGCCAGGAACCGCGGGTCGGCCAGCCGCCACCGCCGCCCGGCAGCAGCCCACGATCCGCTCGGTCGGCGCGCGCTCCTCTCCCAGCGGCGCGGGGTTCAGCGCGTGCAGCCGGGCCGGCATGTCCGCCGCGTACCGCAGGTCGACCTCCGCCAAGTGAACTCCCCCTCGGTGCGGTCGTGCCGCCCCGTCCAACGCCTGCCCCGAGGGCACGGTCAAGCGCGGCCCGCAGCACTCCGCCGAGAGGATCTTCCGAGATGTGCGGTCACCGGGCCCGTGTTCCCGCGTAGAAATCAGGCATGGCGGAACGGCACAACGAGATCACCGGCGGGCACTTCACCGGTCCGGTCGTGCAGACGGGCAGCATCGACCACCTGACCGTCCGGTTCGAGGCCGCGCCGCCGGGCGAGGCACCGCCGTTGACCTCCTGGTCGGACCGCCCGGCGCTGACCCCGGCGTTGCGGGACCTGCTGGAGGCGCAACGCCGGGCGACGGAGTCGCTGCCCTACAAGCTGCTCGGCGTGAAGCAGCCGGAGCTGACCCAGGTCTACGTGCAGCAGACCATGCGCCCGCAGGTCCTCGACCGCTCCCCCGAGCCCGAGCGCAAGCCCTCCGCCGAGTCGACCGAACGCACCCTGACCATCGCCGGCGCGCTCGACCGCAACGGGCACCTGATGATCACCGGGGAGCCGGGCAGCGGCAAGTCCACCGTCGGCTACCTGTACGTGCAGCAGGTCTCGGAGTTCTGGCTCAGCGGCAGCGACGGCCCGCCGCCCCTCACCGAACCGGTCCTGCCGCTGCGGGTGCCCGCACGGGCGTTGGCCCAGCACAAGGCGTGGGCAGACCTCCTGGCCGCGGGCACGGAGGACGCGTTGGGGCGGCTGCTCGGCGAACGCCCACCGGCCGCGTTGCTCGCCCGCCGCGCCCTGGGCGCGCGGTGGCTGGTGTTCGTCGACGGCCTGGACGAGATCATCGAACCGGACACCAGGGCGCAGGTCATCGACGCGATCGCGCACCAGGTGCGGCGCGGGTCGGACCACCGGCTGGTGATCACCACCCGCCCGCTGCCCGGTGACGAGCTCAAGCCCTTGGAGCAGGCGGGCGTCGACAGCTACGCCATCCAGCCGTTCGGCCGGGTCGAGCTGGAGGAGTTCGCGCGGGCGTGGTTCCGGGCGCAGACCCCGATCACCGCGATGAGCTCGGCGGAGGCGTTCGTCCGGCAGGTGCGCGACGGCCGGTTGCGCGAACTGGTGCGCAACCCGCTGCTGGCCACGATCGCCGCCATCGCGAAGACCCTCGAACCGGACCGCCCGCTGCCCAACAACCGGGTCGACCTGTACGGGCGGTTCATGGAGTACCTGCTGGACGACGGCGCGAGCAGGCGCAACACGATCGCCGAACTGCGCCGCTCGGTGCGCGACGACCCGGACCGGCAGGCGCTGGTCGAGTGGATGCACCAGCGCCGGACCGAGATCGTGGAGCACCTCGCGACCCACCGGCTGGACACCGGATCGCCGCTGTTCGAGGCCGCGTGCACGTGGGTGCGGGAGAACCACCCGGCCCTGCCGGACGAGTGGCAGGACGACCTGCGCGCACTGCTGGCCGGGACCGGCGTCTTCGTCCACGCCGACGACGACCTGCGCTTCCGGCACCACTCGTTCGCCGAGTTCCTGGCCGCGCGCCGGCGGGCCGGTGAGATCCCGGCGGACTTCCCGGACCTGGACGAGTGGATCGAACGCGGCCTGTCCGGGAACAACCGGGTCTTGGCCTTGTTCACCTTCGTGCTGTGGGGACGTGACGAGCGCGATCTCGGCCGCGTGCTGTCCGTGCTGCTCGCGGGCGCGAAGCCCGAGGTGCTGCTGGCCGGCCGACTGCTCGCGGAGGGCGTGGCGGTCGACGAGACGCTGACCGCCGCTGTCGTGGACCGCGTCGTGGAGCTGATCCTGGCCAACGGCGTCCTGCCCGACCCGTGGGGCGACGTCGAAGAAGCGGGCGAGGTGCTCGTCTCCCTTCCCCCGGAGGCAGTGCCCCCAGGGGTGATGACCCGGCTGAGCGCCCTGCGGGACCGTGCGGAACTCGCCGAAGCCGTGCGCGTCGAGTCCGCCGTCGTGCTCGGCAAGCTCGAAGACCCGGAGTCCGCGGCCCGGTGGCTGGAGGAGTTCGCGGACCAGGCCAGTCCCGCCGGGATCAAGCGCGGCGTCGTGGCGTTGAAGGACCTCGTCCCGGAAGGCGCCGATCGCGCGGAACGCCTCCTCGTCCGGCTGGCCGCTGAACCGGACCACGTGCAGGTGGTCGCGATCGTCTCGATCATGCTGGACACCGGGACGACGGAGGCCGCCGGGTCTCTGGTCCGCAGGCTGGTCCGCGGGCTGCGAGCCGATCCGGTGGTGGCGGGTGACCGGGCACTGCCCCTGCAGTCGGTCGGTCCGGCGGCCGCGGACCTGTCCGGCGCCGGCCCCGTCGGTTGGGGCGCCCTCGCGAAGCTCGCCGCCAGGGCCAAGTGCCGTGACGAGGCGTTGTGGGCTGCCGACCGGGCTTTCGCCGTGAGCACCCCGACCGTCGACGAGTTCCGCGACGCCGTCGGGGCGGTCCTGTCAGCGGCCGACTCCGACGGGGTGCCCATCGTGCTGACCGCCGCGGCGGCGAAGCCGGTCAAGTACCTGACCGCGGCGGCGCAGGCGCTCCAGGAAGCGCTGCAGCACGACGCGGCCGTCGAGGTGGCCCGCCGGGTGCTGTCGGAACGGCACGTGGATCCCTACGAGTTCTACAAGGCCGTCCAGGTCTACGTGCACTGCAACGCCGTGCCTGAACTCCTGCGGGTCGTGGAGGGGCAACCGCGGTTGAGCGTCCACCACCTGACGCAGGTCGCTTCCGCGCTCTCGGACACGAAGGACTCGGAGGCCGCACGCCGGTTCGCCCGGTCCGCGTTGACCGACCTCACCGCGGACAGGTGGGACTTCGAGAGAGCTGTTCTCGCGTTGTTCGACCCGGACGATCCGGACACAGCGGCGGCTATCTCCGCTTCGGCCCGTTCACACAGTCCCGAGCACCGAGCCGTAGCGATCAAAGTGCTCAGTGGCGGTGAACACGGTGAGCACGTCGGCGAGCTGATCAGGGGCCTGCTCGACACCGTGACCGAACCCGACCTGCTCGCCGATGTGGCGGCGGACCTGGTCGGCAATCGGAGGTTCGAGCTCGCCGACGGCCTGTTGACCGCAGCGATGGAAAGGCTCCTCGACTGCGACGGGTACCAGAAACACAAGATCATCAAGGCGCTCGTCGACAGCGGGCGCAAAGAAGAAGCCGCCGCTTCGGCCGAGCGCGCGGTAGCGGCGACCATGCGCAGCGGTTACTGGCTCGACTACATCATCCGGGACTGGATGAGAGCCGCCGGCATCGACTGCGCCGACGAGATCGTGGCCAAGGCGCTGGCACTGGCTCTCCCGGCGAGTCACCGGGTGGTGGTGGCGGATGCGCTGGCCTCGGAAGGGTTGCTGCGTCCCGCGGTGACGTTGTGGTCGCACGTGGTCCGCTACCACGGCGAGGCCGTGGACCAGGGTGTGCTGGCGGCGTCACGTCTGGTCCAGTGTGGACATCGGGACGAAGTGCTCGCGGTGCTCGACCGGGCACTGGACGAACAGCGGACGGACTTTGCGAGTGCCCGGCTACGCGCGTTGCGGGCGTGGGCGGTGGGGTGAGTGGTCAGGTGGTGGTGGTGAACAGGACGTAGCCGTAGGTCAGCTCCCGCCGACCGGGGTCGGCGCGGACCCACGCGTCCACGACGTCGCCGGGGAACTCGATGC
It contains:
- a CDS encoding NACHT domain-containing protein, encoding MAERHNEITGGHFTGPVVQTGSIDHLTVRFEAAPPGEAPPLTSWSDRPALTPALRDLLEAQRRATESLPYKLLGVKQPELTQVYVQQTMRPQVLDRSPEPERKPSAESTERTLTIAGALDRNGHLMITGEPGSGKSTVGYLYVQQVSEFWLSGSDGPPPLTEPVLPLRVPARALAQHKAWADLLAAGTEDALGRLLGERPPAALLARRALGARWLVFVDGLDEIIEPDTRAQVIDAIAHQVRRGSDHRLVITTRPLPGDELKPLEQAGVDSYAIQPFGRVELEEFARAWFRAQTPITAMSSAEAFVRQVRDGRLRELVRNPLLATIAAIAKTLEPDRPLPNNRVDLYGRFMEYLLDDGASRRNTIAELRRSVRDDPDRQALVEWMHQRRTEIVEHLATHRLDTGSPLFEAACTWVRENHPALPDEWQDDLRALLAGTGVFVHADDDLRFRHHSFAEFLAARRRAGEIPADFPDLDEWIERGLSGNNRVLALFTFVLWGRDERDLGRVLSVLLAGAKPEVLLAGRLLAEGVAVDETLTAAVVDRVVELILANGVLPDPWGDVEEAGEVLVSLPPEAVPPGVMTRLSALRDRAELAEAVRVESAVVLGKLEDPESAARWLEEFADQASPAGIKRGVVALKDLVPEGADRAERLLVRLAAEPDHVQVVAIVSIMLDTGTTEAAGSLVRRLVRGLRADPVVAGDRALPLQSVGPAAADLSGAGPVGWGALAKLAARAKCRDEALWAADRAFAVSTPTVDEFRDAVGAVLSAADSDGVPIVLTAAAAKPVKYLTAAAQALQEALQHDAAVEVARRVLSERHVDPYEFYKAVQVYVHCNAVPELLRVVEGQPRLSVHHLTQVASALSDTKDSEAARRFARSALTDLTADRWDFERAVLALFDPDDPDTAAAISASARSHSPEHRAVAIKVLSGGEHGEHVGELIRGLLDTVTEPDLLADVAADLVGNRRFELADGLLTAAMERLLDCDGYQKHKIIKALVDSGRKEEAAASAERAVAATMRSGYWLDYIIRDWMRAAGIDCADEIVAKALALALPASHRVVVADALASEGLLRPAVTLWSHVVRYHGEAVDQGVLAASRLVQCGHRDEVLAVLDRALDEQRTDFASARLRALRAWAVG